A DNA window from Halorubrum sp. DM2 contains the following coding sequences:
- the dpsA gene encoding DNA starvation/stationary phase protection protein DpsA, whose product MSTQKQARQRYGDVHESEALRVPEEKAEQLVDALNSDLAATYVLYHQIKKHHWLVEGAEFLGIHEYLGEVAADLEEGADVLAERAQALGGVPLSGGANYEEHAPVTPEDADAYDIRTSLEHDLEIFGDITEQLREHIQLANNLGDYNTEEQLREILETVEEHGHHIEHYLEDDTLVTSETLQ is encoded by the coding sequence ATGAGTACCCAGAAGCAGGCCCGTCAACGGTACGGCGACGTTCACGAAAGCGAAGCGCTCCGCGTCCCCGAAGAGAAGGCCGAACAGCTCGTCGACGCGCTCAACAGCGACCTCGCGGCGACGTACGTCCTCTACCACCAGATCAAAAAGCACCACTGGCTCGTCGAGGGCGCGGAGTTCCTCGGCATCCACGAGTACCTCGGCGAGGTCGCGGCCGACCTCGAAGAGGGCGCAGACGTGCTCGCGGAGCGCGCGCAGGCGCTCGGCGGCGTGCCGCTCTCCGGCGGCGCGAACTACGAGGAACACGCCCCGGTGACCCCCGAGGACGCCGACGCCTACGACATCCGCACGTCGCTGGAACACGACCTCGAGATCTTCGGCGACATCACCGAGCAGCTCCGCGAGCACATCCAGCTCGCCAACAACCTCGGCGACTACAACACCGAAGAACAGCTCCGCGAGATCCTCGAAACCGTCGAGGAACACGGTCACCACATCGAGCACTACCTCGAAGACGACACGCTCGTCACGAGCGAGACGCTCCAGTAG
- a CDS encoding CocE/NonD family hydrolase: MSDTVLIPGGRDVRATLDTAASDGSRADAVVVACPPHPQQRGHRGDERLVAASDALTDRGVDCLRFDYGDWDEGYGESTDADEAVSWAAERYDRVGLFGFSFGGTVALVAAASRPDLAGVCALAPTARLNPDVDAVEALDDLTELGVPVRILYATRDSTADWEPVVERAAELGIETVAFESDHFFVGRAGDVGEAVAEFLAPRLRDA, translated from the coding sequence GTGAGCGACACAGTCCTGATCCCCGGCGGCCGCGACGTGCGCGCCACCCTCGACACCGCCGCGAGCGACGGCTCCCGCGCCGACGCGGTCGTCGTCGCCTGCCCGCCGCACCCCCAGCAGCGCGGCCACCGCGGCGACGAGCGACTGGTGGCCGCGAGCGACGCCCTGACCGACCGCGGGGTCGACTGCCTCCGGTTCGACTACGGCGACTGGGACGAGGGGTACGGCGAGAGCACCGACGCGGACGAGGCGGTCTCGTGGGCCGCCGAGCGCTACGACCGCGTCGGGCTGTTCGGCTTCTCGTTTGGCGGGACCGTCGCGCTCGTCGCGGCCGCGTCCCGTCCCGACCTCGCGGGTGTCTGCGCGCTCGCGCCGACCGCGCGCCTGAACCCCGACGTGGACGCGGTCGAAGCGCTCGACGACCTCACCGAGTTGGGCGTGCCGGTCCGGATCCTCTACGCGACGCGCGACTCGACCGCGGACTGGGAGCCCGTCGTCGAGCGCGCTGCGGAACTGGGAATCGAGACGGTGGCGTTCGAGTCCGACCACTTCTTCGTCGGGCGGGCCGGTGACGTGGGAGAGGCGGTCGCCGAGTTCCTCGCGCCGCGGCTTCGAGACGCCTGA
- a CDS encoding A/G-specific adenine glycosylase, which produces MSDSDGATADDDVEVGGDEEVSDLPADLDAVRDALVDWYEADHRAFPWRGTEDPYEILVSEVMSQQTQLDRVVPAWEDFLDEWPTSADLAAADRADVVAFWSDHSLGYNNRAKYLHEAAEQVETEYGGAFPETPDELRELMGVGPYTANAVASFAFNDGDAVVDTNVKRVLYRAFDVPDDDDAFERVASRLMPAGESRVWNNAVMELGGVACGKKPRCDEAGCPWREWCHAYQTGDFTAPDVPEQPSFEGSRRQFRGRIVRLLGEHDEMGLDTLGHRIRVDYAPDGEHGREWLRSLLSDLSDDGLVQIEEGNDQITARLQ; this is translated from the coding sequence ATGAGCGATTCGGACGGCGCGACCGCGGACGACGACGTCGAGGTCGGCGGTGACGAGGAGGTGTCGGACCTCCCGGCCGACCTCGACGCGGTCCGCGACGCGCTCGTCGACTGGTACGAGGCCGACCACCGGGCGTTCCCGTGGCGGGGCACGGAGGATCCCTACGAGATCCTCGTCAGCGAAGTGATGAGCCAGCAGACCCAGCTCGACCGCGTCGTGCCGGCGTGGGAGGACTTCCTCGACGAGTGGCCGACGAGCGCTGATCTGGCCGCGGCCGACCGCGCCGACGTGGTCGCCTTCTGGTCGGACCACTCGCTCGGGTACAACAACCGTGCGAAGTACCTCCACGAGGCCGCCGAGCAGGTCGAGACCGAGTACGGCGGCGCGTTCCCGGAGACGCCCGACGAACTGCGGGAGCTGATGGGCGTCGGGCCGTACACCGCCAACGCGGTGGCGTCGTTCGCGTTCAACGACGGCGACGCGGTCGTCGACACCAACGTGAAGCGAGTGCTGTACCGCGCGTTCGACGTGCCGGACGACGACGACGCGTTCGAGCGGGTCGCGTCCCGGCTCATGCCCGCCGGCGAGTCGCGGGTGTGGAACAACGCGGTCATGGAACTCGGCGGCGTCGCCTGCGGGAAGAAGCCTCGATGCGACGAGGCGGGCTGCCCGTGGCGCGAGTGGTGTCACGCCTACCAGACCGGTGATTTCACCGCGCCCGACGTGCCCGAACAGCCGAGCTTCGAGGGGAGCCGGCGGCAGTTCCGCGGGCGGATCGTGCGACTGCTCGGCGAACACGACGAGATGGGGCTGGACACGCTCGGTCATCGGATCCGCGTGGATTACGCTCCGGACGGCGAACACGGCCGGGAGTGGCTGCGAAGTCTGCTTTCGGACCTCTCTGACGACGGTCTCGTCCAGATCGAGGAAGGGAACGACCAGATAACCGCTCGCCTCCAGTAG
- a CDS encoding nucleotidyl transferase AbiEii/AbiGii toxin family protein: MISDAQLRRLARDLNVRLGYAEKNYVNSWILWAIYTSPYGDNLLFKGGTALSKLYFPETWRYSEDLDFGVRGNYGGSEAELQGALEDAARASGIDFEVTKHRKLQKEAYPTHYVDINIQYNAVLGHKNTTSLDVMIDEYVAFTSLDHRHSYEDVPEFELTAYSLEEIFAEKLRALYQRSQARDYYDLYRMITEADIDDSVIFPAFSRKCEHDGLDIDLRDGLPREKRDEIRDGWQNTLPDLVADLPDFDPVYETLEEYVASLADE; the protein is encoded by the coding sequence GTGATTTCCGACGCACAACTGCGACGGCTGGCCAGAGATCTGAATGTTCGCCTCGGCTACGCGGAGAAGAACTACGTCAATTCATGGATCCTGTGGGCGATTTACACGAGTCCGTACGGCGATAATCTGCTGTTCAAAGGCGGGACTGCGCTCAGCAAGTTGTACTTCCCGGAGACGTGGCGCTATTCGGAAGATCTTGATTTCGGTGTCAGAGGGAATTACGGGGGGAGCGAAGCGGAGTTACAAGGCGCACTGGAGGACGCTGCCAGAGCCTCTGGCATCGACTTCGAGGTGACCAAACACCGCAAATTACAGAAAGAAGCGTATCCGACGCACTACGTCGATATCAATATCCAGTACAACGCCGTTCTCGGTCACAAGAACACGACGAGCCTGGACGTTATGATCGACGAGTACGTCGCGTTCACCTCGCTAGACCATCGTCACAGTTACGAGGATGTCCCCGAATTCGAGTTGACCGCGTACAGCTTGGAGGAGATCTTCGCTGAGAAGTTGCGAGCGCTCTATCAGCGATCACAGGCTCGTGACTACTACGACCTGTATCGGATGATTACGGAGGCCGACATCGACGATTCGGTTATTTTCCCCGCATTTTCACGGAAGTGTGAGCACGACGGTCTGGACATCGATCTCCGGGATGGACTTCCCAGAGAGAAACGGGACGAAATCCGTGACGGGTGGCAGAACACACTTCCCGATCTGGTTGCGGATCTCCCCGATTTCGATCCGGTCTATGAGACGCTCGAAGAGTACGTCGCTTCCCTCGCTGACGAATGA
- a CDS encoding carbon-nitrogen hydrolase family protein translates to MSDRLPDDPVTDDPTIAVPQTPVDDLDVEANVDRIRDRAADVGPAVDLVVFPEYALTGFAADERLREAALRRQEARARLETVAEAAEAAVIAGYAEREEKTVYNATAYVPAPDRAASDARGAFAVYRKRHLWDEENQWVEPGRDRVVVETAAGSTGLLTCYDLNFVAESAWFAERAVDALVVVGAWPADHVANWRLLLRARALDGVRWVVGAGRTGTADGKRDAAEAAYAGNSLVARPDGAVAAELGREPTTLTATLDRDTLAAQRDLVGAVDDT, encoded by the coding sequence GTGAGCGACCGACTTCCCGACGATCCTGTCACCGACGACCCGACCATCGCCGTCCCGCAGACGCCGGTCGACGACCTCGATGTCGAGGCGAACGTCGACCGGATCCGGGACCGCGCCGCCGACGTGGGCCCCGCCGTCGACCTCGTCGTCTTCCCCGAGTACGCGCTCACGGGATTCGCGGCCGACGAGCGCCTCCGAGAGGCCGCGCTCCGACGGCAGGAGGCGCGTGCGCGGCTCGAAACGGTCGCAGAGGCGGCCGAAGCAGCCGTGATAGCGGGGTACGCGGAGCGGGAGGAGAAGACCGTGTACAACGCGACCGCGTACGTCCCCGCCCCCGACCGAGCCGCGAGTGACGCCCGCGGGGCGTTCGCCGTCTACCGCAAGCGACACCTGTGGGACGAGGAGAACCAGTGGGTCGAACCGGGGCGCGACCGCGTCGTCGTCGAGACAGCCGCCGGATCGACTGGCCTGTTGACCTGTTACGACCTCAACTTCGTCGCGGAGAGCGCGTGGTTCGCCGAGCGCGCGGTCGACGCGCTGGTCGTCGTCGGGGCGTGGCCCGCCGACCACGTCGCGAACTGGCGGCTCCTACTCCGCGCCCGCGCGCTCGACGGCGTCAGGTGGGTCGTCGGTGCCGGGCGGACCGGAACCGCGGACGGTAAACGAGACGCCGCGGAGGCCGCGTACGCCGGCAACTCCCTCGTCGCCCGACCCGACGGGGCGGTCGCGGCCGAACTGGGCCGGGAGCCGACGACGCTGACCGCGACGCTCGACCGCGACACCCTCGCGGCACAGCGGGACCTCGTCGGGGCCGTGGACGACACGTAG
- a CDS encoding transcription factor S, producing the protein MQFCDDCGSMMVSRDGEMVCQNDDCDGTAERDEGLAAEFESTTEQTGEEVIETEEGANFEGKPTANDIVCDECGHGEAWYTIKQTGAADEPPTRFFKCKECGHRWRGYN; encoded by the coding sequence ATGCAGTTCTGTGACGACTGCGGCTCGATGATGGTCTCTCGCGACGGGGAGATGGTGTGTCAGAACGACGACTGCGACGGCACCGCCGAGCGCGACGAGGGGCTCGCCGCCGAGTTCGAGTCGACCACCGAACAGACCGGCGAAGAGGTCATCGAGACGGAGGAGGGCGCGAACTTCGAGGGGAAGCCCACCGCCAACGATATCGTCTGCGACGAGTGCGGGCATGGCGAGGCGTGGTACACGATCAAACAGACGGGAGCCGCCGACGAACCCCCGACGCGCTTTTTCAAGTGTAAGGAGTGCGGCCACCGCTGGCGCGGGTACAACTGA
- a CDS encoding NAD-binding protein, whose translation MDTWKRRVVLYVAFLGTVITFTAITYRWGMRVFENDPRTLIESFQFAIEMFTTTGFGGDAADWQSQEMHAFIAVMDLVGMVLLIGALPVVATPLLESAFSTTVPRSLQDDVTGHVVVCSDTTRSDALLDEFKSEGVPYVVVEPDPDRALVLYENGHRVVRADPETTAGLEGARLGSARALVTDVSDRVDASIVLAAKELSTDVRAISVVEDPSRERYHRLAGADEVLSPRSLLGESLASKVTTAVRTDLDEAVAIGESLRIAEVSIHHGSGLAGSTLAGSRIGERTGVDVIGAWFNGAFEAAPSPDATLSAGTVLLVSGTEEQVERLVDLTNSAARRFGAGETVVVGYGQVGKTVADALRDADLPVTVVDREAGEAVDVVGDATDPEMLRAAGVADARTVVLALPDDTTAQFATLVVRDLAPNVELLARVADPESVPKMHRAGADYVLSLSLVTGRMSASAVLTDRDVLSLDTHVEVVRSETPTLVGRTVGEAAVRERTGCTVIAIERGDELVTDVGPETRIERGDELVVVGTDEEVRAFERAFA comes from the coding sequence ATGGACACGTGGAAGCGTCGCGTGGTGTTGTACGTCGCGTTCCTCGGCACCGTGATCACATTCACCGCGATCACCTACCGGTGGGGAATGCGGGTGTTCGAGAACGACCCGCGCACGCTGATCGAGTCGTTCCAGTTCGCGATCGAGATGTTCACGACGACCGGGTTCGGCGGCGACGCCGCCGACTGGCAGAGCCAGGAGATGCACGCGTTCATCGCCGTGATGGACCTGGTCGGGATGGTACTCCTCATCGGCGCGCTGCCGGTCGTCGCGACCCCGCTCTTGGAGTCCGCGTTCTCGACCACCGTCCCCCGGTCGCTACAGGACGACGTGACGGGGCACGTCGTCGTCTGTTCCGACACCACGCGCTCCGACGCGCTCCTAGACGAGTTCAAGTCCGAGGGCGTTCCGTACGTGGTCGTCGAGCCGGACCCCGACCGCGCGCTGGTGCTGTACGAGAACGGACACAGGGTGGTCCGTGCCGATCCAGAGACGACCGCGGGGCTGGAAGGGGCCCGCCTCGGGTCGGCGCGCGCGCTGGTCACCGACGTCTCCGACCGCGTGGACGCCAGCATCGTCCTCGCCGCGAAGGAGCTGTCGACGGACGTCCGGGCGATAAGCGTCGTCGAGGACCCGAGCCGCGAGCGGTACCACCGGCTCGCCGGGGCCGACGAGGTCCTCTCCCCGCGGTCGCTGCTCGGCGAGAGCCTCGCTTCCAAGGTGACCACGGCCGTGCGGACCGACCTCGACGAGGCGGTCGCGATCGGCGAGTCGCTGCGGATCGCCGAGGTGTCGATCCACCACGGAAGCGGCCTCGCCGGCTCGACGCTCGCCGGCAGCCGGATCGGCGAGCGGACCGGCGTCGACGTGATCGGCGCGTGGTTCAACGGGGCGTTCGAGGCGGCACCGTCGCCGGACGCGACCCTGTCGGCCGGGACCGTCCTGCTCGTCTCGGGGACCGAGGAGCAGGTGGAGCGGCTCGTCGACCTGACCAACTCCGCGGCGCGGCGGTTCGGCGCGGGCGAGACGGTTGTCGTCGGCTACGGACAGGTCGGGAAGACGGTCGCGGACGCGCTCCGGGACGCCGACCTCCCCGTCACCGTCGTCGACCGAGAGGCCGGCGAGGCGGTCGATGTCGTCGGCGACGCCACCGACCCGGAGATGCTGCGGGCGGCCGGCGTCGCCGACGCCCGGACCGTCGTCCTCGCGCTGCCGGACGACACGACCGCGCAGTTCGCGACGCTCGTGGTCCGCGACCTTGCCCCGAACGTGGAGCTGTTGGCGCGGGTCGCGGACCCCGAGAGCGTGCCGAAGATGCACCGCGCCGGCGCGGACTACGTCCTCTCCCTCTCGCTCGTGACCGGGCGGATGTCGGCGTCGGCGGTCCTCACCGACCGGGACGTGCTCTCCTTGGACACGCACGTCGAGGTCGTCAGGAGCGAGACGCCGACGCTGGTCGGACGGACGGTCGGCGAGGCGGCGGTCCGCGAGCGGACCGGCTGTACCGTCATCGCGATCGAGCGGGGCGACGAGCTCGTCACCGATGTCGGGCCGGAGACGCGGATCGAGCGGGGCGACGAGCTCGTCGTCGTCGGCACCGACGAGGAGGTCCGCGCGTTCGAACGCGCGTTCGCCTGA
- a CDS encoding type IV toxin-antitoxin system AbiEi family antitoxin: MEPTNEEENQRKSLSTRESRALSRLASEDRQIITINDLVDVLDIPRKSAKDMAYTLKEKGWLERIAHGKYLILPLAAGENAVYTEHEFVIASALVEPMYIGYWSAMNHHGLTEQMSRTVYIVTTERAQDREIHGVTYRPVSVTDQKFFGYQPTAVGSNQVNISSIEKTLVDCADHPEFCGGIGELAKAIQNAVEQGCSWERVVEYLRRVGNGAATKRTVYLADQLDIDLPEYDELVGEFTTGYPLLDPTREATGTRDSTYQLRLNVGPESFLPGGFS, translated from the coding sequence ATGGAGCCTACAAACGAGGAAGAAAATCAAAGAAAGAGTCTGTCGACACGTGAGTCACGAGCACTGTCACGGCTCGCAAGCGAGGACCGACAGATCATCACCATCAATGACCTCGTGGACGTCCTTGACATCCCCCGGAAGTCGGCCAAGGACATGGCGTATACGCTCAAGGAGAAAGGCTGGCTTGAGCGAATCGCGCACGGAAAATATCTCATCTTGCCACTCGCTGCGGGCGAAAACGCCGTCTATACCGAACACGAGTTCGTGATCGCGTCTGCACTCGTGGAGCCGATGTACATCGGGTACTGGAGTGCGATGAATCATCACGGGCTTACAGAGCAGATGTCCCGCACGGTGTACATCGTGACGACAGAGCGCGCTCAGGACCGCGAAATCCACGGGGTCACGTATCGACCAGTGTCAGTCACCGACCAGAAGTTCTTCGGCTATCAACCGACTGCGGTCGGGTCGAATCAGGTGAACATTTCGAGTATCGAAAAGACGCTGGTCGATTGCGCCGACCATCCGGAGTTCTGTGGCGGTATCGGAGAGCTTGCCAAGGCGATACAGAACGCGGTCGAACAGGGTTGTTCGTGGGAACGAGTCGTCGAGTACCTGCGGCGAGTTGGGAACGGTGCTGCGACGAAACGAACCGTCTATCTCGCCGACCAGTTGGACATCGATCTTCCGGAGTACGACGAGCTCGTCGGCGAATTCACGACCGGGTACCCGCTGCTCGATCCGACGAGAGAAGCGACGGGAACCCGCGACAGCACGTACCAACTCCGCCTGAACGTCGGTCCCGAATCGTTCCTCCCGGGGGGCTTCTCATAG
- a CDS encoding DUF1684 domain-containing protein, producing the protein MSDDYAERLRANRREKDEFFAEHQQSPIPPEQRDEFDGLDYFEPDPAYRVEATVTVHDEPEPVEMETTASNPVRYLRVVTFAFEVDGEERTLAGYRQEGDDGAIFVPFRDKTTGQQTYHQGRYMELAPERDLADGDAVTVDFNLAYSPFCAYSETFSCPLPPEENWLEIVIPAGERTPDLD; encoded by the coding sequence ATGAGCGACGACTACGCCGAGCGACTCCGCGCGAACCGCCGGGAGAAAGACGAGTTCTTCGCAGAACACCAGCAGTCGCCGATCCCGCCGGAGCAGCGGGACGAGTTCGACGGGCTCGACTACTTCGAGCCGGATCCCGCCTACCGCGTGGAGGCGACCGTCACCGTCCACGACGAGCCGGAGCCGGTCGAGATGGAGACGACCGCGAGCAACCCGGTCCGGTACCTCCGAGTCGTCACCTTCGCGTTCGAGGTCGACGGCGAGGAACGAACGCTCGCCGGGTACCGACAGGAGGGCGACGACGGAGCGATCTTCGTCCCCTTCCGCGACAAGACGACCGGCCAACAGACCTACCATCAGGGCCGGTACATGGAGCTCGCGCCAGAGCGGGACCTCGCCGACGGCGACGCAGTCACCGTCGATTTCAACCTCGCGTACAGTCCGTTCTGCGCCTACAGCGAGACGTTCTCCTGTCCGCTCCCGCCGGAGGAAAACTGGCTGGAGATCGTGATCCCCGCCGGCGAGCGGACGCCGGACCTCGACTAA
- a CDS encoding helix-turn-helix domain-containing protein encodes MVRDPSRDPEPPSVDEVLDALADDAARRIVAALTEPKTASELSEECDIPLSTTYRKLEKLTDASLLSESTDIRRDGQHTTRYSVSFDAVTVSVDDGAENTEDRREFDVEFSRPERTRDERLADLWSELREET; translated from the coding sequence ATGGTGCGGGATCCGTCGCGAGACCCGGAGCCGCCGTCGGTCGACGAGGTGCTCGACGCGCTGGCCGACGACGCGGCCCGTCGGATCGTCGCGGCGCTCACCGAGCCGAAGACCGCGAGCGAACTCTCCGAGGAGTGCGACATCCCCCTGTCGACGACCTACCGGAAGTTAGAGAAGCTCACCGACGCCTCTCTGCTGTCGGAGTCGACCGACATCCGACGGGACGGGCAGCACACGACACGGTACTCGGTGTCGTTCGACGCCGTCACCGTCTCCGTCGACGACGGCGCGGAGAACACCGAGGACCGCCGCGAGTTCGACGTGGAGTTCTCTCGGCCGGAACGGACTCGAGACGAGCGACTGGCCGACCTGTGGTCGGAGCTACGAGAGGAAACATGA
- a CDS encoding helix-turn-helix domain-containing protein: MSDAREELSRRIAGEITLSDDPGATLRKWRTDFDVSQTELADQLGVSSSVVSDYESGRRESPGIGVVRRTVEGLLDIDERRGGGRLRQHARVLSAGFESDIVHDLREYSTAVPLAEFYEAMGATEIVRGDHDHVNGHTVIDSIQAITRLSSEEFYRLYGQSTNRALVFTRVTRGESPLVALRVVSPTPNAVVLHGIEDGNLWDHAADLARVDGFSLATSNRDLDDCLADLQAL; encoded by the coding sequence ATGAGCGACGCACGAGAAGAGCTCTCCCGCCGGATCGCCGGCGAGATAACGCTCAGCGACGACCCGGGGGCGACCCTTCGGAAGTGGCGGACCGACTTCGACGTCTCGCAGACGGAGCTGGCGGACCAGCTCGGCGTCTCCTCGTCGGTCGTCTCCGACTACGAGAGCGGTCGCCGCGAGAGCCCGGGGATCGGCGTCGTCCGCCGCACCGTCGAGGGGCTTCTCGACATCGACGAGCGGCGCGGCGGCGGCCGGCTCCGCCAGCACGCCCGGGTGCTCTCGGCCGGGTTCGAGAGCGACATCGTCCACGACCTCCGCGAGTACTCGACGGCGGTCCCATTGGCGGAGTTCTACGAGGCGATGGGCGCAACGGAGATCGTCCGCGGCGACCACGACCACGTGAACGGCCACACGGTGATCGATTCGATCCAAGCGATCACGCGGCTGTCGAGCGAGGAGTTCTACCGGCTGTACGGCCAGTCGACGAACCGCGCGCTCGTGTTCACGCGGGTGACCCGCGGGGAGTCGCCGCTCGTCGCGCTGCGGGTCGTGAGTCCGACGCCGAACGCGGTCGTCCTCCACGGGATCGAGGACGGCAATCTGTGGGACCACGCCGCCGACCTCGCCCGCGTCGACGGGTTCTCGCTGGCGACGTCGAACCGCGACCTCGACGACTGCCTCGCGGACCTCCAGGCGCTGTGA
- a CDS encoding 30S ribosomal protein S8e: MKDQGRSTRKRTGGRLKHASNKKRHQLGREPAETTVGETRLQYIDARGTDKKVRALSTNVAQVADGGEVSEAEIENVVDNPANVNYARRNIVTKGAVIETSAGRARVTSRPGQTGQVNAVLLE, encoded by the coding sequence ATGAAAGACCAGGGACGCTCCACGCGCAAGCGCACCGGCGGCCGACTCAAGCACGCCTCGAACAAGAAGCGCCACCAGCTCGGCCGCGAGCCGGCCGAGACCACGGTCGGCGAGACGCGCCTCCAGTACATCGACGCCCGCGGCACGGACAAGAAGGTCCGCGCGCTCTCGACGAACGTCGCGCAGGTCGCCGACGGCGGCGAGGTCAGCGAGGCCGAGATCGAGAACGTCGTCGACAACCCCGCCAACGTCAACTACGCCCGCCGGAACATCGTCACCAAGGGCGCGGTCATCGAGACGTCCGCCGGCCGCGCTCGTGTCACCTCGCGACCCGGCCAGACCGGTCAGGTCAACGCGGTCCTGCTCGAGTAA
- a CDS encoding putative sulfate/molybdate transporter, translating to MTASASKGGRSVALGPGALTGAIGDSITVIPLVVALALLTDVSLPHALVAFGVFQLVWGIRYGLPVSVEPMKALAALGVAGALTYAELALAGLILGILLLAIGLSGTLAYVERWIGEPVIRGVQFAVGLVLLETGIGLAVEDPAVALVGVALAAAFALAGHGKASALAVALVGVATALVAAGVPTPRLPGAPPTPPFGAALTRATLDGVVAQLAMTIGNAALATSLLFADLLDAEVTPDELATSMGITNLIAVPLGGIPMCHGCDGVAGKYAFGARTGGANVVLGVGYLAAAPFATPALIAAFPLAMLGALLAIVAVSLARNVTDSGNRALSVGIGLLALATNLGVAFVVGIAVHLAWERMG from the coding sequence GTGACAGCATCCGCTTCGAAGGGAGGCCGATCCGTCGCGCTCGGACCGGGGGCCCTCACCGGTGCGATAGGGGATTCGATTACCGTCATCCCGCTCGTCGTCGCGCTGGCGCTCCTGACGGACGTGTCGCTGCCGCACGCGCTCGTCGCGTTCGGGGTCTTCCAGCTCGTCTGGGGGATCCGCTACGGCCTGCCGGTGTCGGTCGAGCCGATGAAGGCGCTGGCCGCGCTCGGGGTCGCCGGCGCGCTCACCTACGCCGAACTCGCGCTCGCGGGGCTGATCCTCGGGATCCTGCTGCTCGCGATCGGTCTCTCGGGGACGCTCGCGTACGTCGAGCGGTGGATCGGCGAGCCGGTGATCCGCGGGGTTCAGTTCGCGGTGGGACTCGTCCTCTTAGAGACGGGGATCGGACTCGCCGTCGAGGACCCGGCGGTGGCGCTCGTCGGCGTCGCCCTCGCCGCCGCGTTCGCGCTCGCGGGCCACGGGAAGGCGAGCGCGCTGGCCGTCGCGCTCGTGGGGGTCGCGACCGCGCTCGTCGCCGCCGGCGTGCCGACCCCTCGCCTGCCCGGCGCGCCGCCGACGCCACCGTTCGGCGCGGCCCTCACGCGCGCCACCCTCGACGGCGTGGTCGCGCAGCTGGCGATGACCATCGGGAACGCCGCCCTCGCGACCTCCCTCCTCTTCGCCGACCTGCTGGACGCGGAGGTGACCCCCGACGAGCTGGCGACGAGCATGGGGATCACGAACCTGATCGCCGTGCCGCTGGGCGGGATACCGATGTGTCACGGCTGCGACGGCGTGGCCGGTAAGTACGCGTTCGGCGCGCGCACCGGCGGCGCGAACGTCGTGCTGGGCGTCGGCTACCTCGCCGCCGCGCCCTTCGCCACGCCCGCGCTGATCGCCGCGTTCCCGCTGGCGATGTTGGGCGCGCTGCTCGCTATCGTCGCCGTCTCGCTCGCGCGCAACGTCACCGACTCCGGGAACCGCGCGCTCTCGGTCGGGATCGGGCTGCTCGCGCTGGCGACGAACCTCGGCGTCGCGTTCGTCGTTGGCATCGCCGTCCACCTCGCGTGGGAGCGGATGGGATAA
- a CDS encoding DUF5778 family protein: MSETVDSDLYTRTKALLEPGDIELLGCIVHTTLDGQQDLEMHELTVAANEVIADHAGKGETYIEAGNDDTDFSSNQFQGLTLDDEAFVWECQQLLRDGAFDIVFYYEANVDQEALVADLAELDDVDRVTQVP; the protein is encoded by the coding sequence ATGAGCGAGACCGTCGATTCGGACCTGTACACCCGCACGAAGGCCCTCTTGGAGCCGGGCGACATCGAGCTGCTGGGCTGTATCGTCCATACGACCCTCGACGGCCAGCAGGACCTGGAGATGCACGAGCTGACGGTCGCCGCCAACGAGGTCATCGCCGACCACGCTGGGAAAGGCGAGACGTACATCGAGGCGGGCAACGACGACACGGACTTCTCGTCGAACCAGTTTCAGGGGCTGACGCTCGACGACGAGGCGTTCGTCTGGGAGTGTCAACAGCTGTTGCGGGACGGCGCGTTCGACATCGTGTTCTACTACGAGGCGAACGTCGACCAAGAGGCGCTCGTGGCGGATCTGGCCGAACTCGACGACGTCGACCGCGTGACGCAGGTGCCCTGA